The following is a genomic window from Oncorhynchus kisutch isolate 150728-3 linkage group LG6, Okis_V2, whole genome shotgun sequence.
ATCTATGCAGGATTATAACAAAATGGTATATTGGTGACTTTCTATGGTCATCAGCATGGGTAATTCTGTGCCTTCACTCGCTTTCATGAAGTGCTATAACTTATAAAAATGGAAAACAAGCCAATATCATCCACATAGTGAAAAGTTAATCTATCAGCTCTTAAAATCCACAAATGGTCAGCATCGCAAAGAAACACTTTACCATGCTACCTGGAGTCTGATTAATCAAATGTTTATTTGACGGGTAACAATCTAACCGGAGACACTACCTGACTGTTGCTTATCCAAAGCAGCCCAAAAGGTCAAATTAATCAACACAAGGCTGCACAACTTTCTGTGCCTCCACCAGAGGTTCTTTAGGGTTCTGGGTCCAGACAAAGCCAACACAACCAAGGCACAACACACAGGTCAATGGGCGGTGCTTATAATTTCAACTGACATCAAATGCCATCTCAAACTCAAATTACTCAACTTATTCCAGGAGCTACAATCCTGACAGTATAACCCTTAAATAATCCAGCAGGACCAGTAATGTACTCCAATACAATCCCAAAAGCCTTTAACTCCACATCAAAATGCTATTGCCCCATACAGCACACAAGCTAACATTCATTTAAACCCAAAAAGAAAACAGGAAAAACAAGATTAAACATTAAAATAGGTGATCGCTTCTACAGCTGTAAAGAGTCTGGCAATATGCAGAAGGTTTGATGGCTGTCCCAATCACTGTTGGTTTCTTTCTAAAAGGTCTTCCAGGGTCTATTTGACCAGAGGTCTGGTTTTGTCATCATCGCCACACTGGTGTGCTTTATACTTTTTCACCTCTGCCATGTATTTTGTCCAGGCATCCCCCTTGCCCTCCATCTGGAAAACAGAATAAATAATTACACAATGGTTTAGAAGGCAAGTGGTATTTCATGAAGACAATGTCATGACAAAACTATCAGGATAAAAATATTTCTTGAACCTCAGGGTCCACTTTCTGTTTCTTCGCAACCATGCCAGTCTTGAGGGCCAATTTAGAGCCACCTCTGCGCTTCCCCACCTGGGTTAGGGGATAGAAGACTGAAACCGTTATACGAGCCCTTGCAGGTGGACTGCCAATGATGGAGACTACACAAGACGAGAGAACAAAGAAAAAGCCTATGTTATCACATTCCTGAAGTCGAGTAGCTAATGAATGCTTTCCAATGTCTAGACCTGATGTGGATCTCAGGTTACTTGTTGGTGACATTGCAGTGCACCTCTTCACGTGTGAATGTATCCCTCTATGGTGATGTAACTATACACTAACGTGAGCTGTGTGTGGTGGATAAAAAAGTTTAATTTGTTAATTgagacattgccattggctacAATCTATAGCTAACAACAGCCAAACCCCTTACAAAGCTGGTCACACTTGGAGTCTTCTTTTCCTGTGTCGACTGTCCGTCAGCAGTACTTTTATTACCGCATCCTTGGTccatttcttttttcattttttctTCCTCCATTTTTTTCTTGAACA
Proteins encoded in this region:
- the LOC109893428 gene encoding telomerase RNA component interacting RNase, giving the protein MDPKRGYSRRHQNSSDSSSNSPGSPASPAPGVSKAAAANSFANDGSFMEMFKKKMEEEKMKKEMDQGCGNKSTADGQSTQEKKTPSVTSFVGKRRGGSKLALKTGMVAKKQKVDPEMEGKGDAWTKYMAEVKKYKAHQCGDDDKTRPLVK